The following proteins are encoded in a genomic region of Actinomycetota bacterium:
- a CDS encoding F0F1 ATP synthase subunit gamma — translation MQKLVEVRSRMRAVTSIGGVCRTMATVASAKLSRTRERAAGIREYTRRMREIIGRQQRCLEAAGRRPGSISPFLSEREVREVLLLHVASDRGMCGGYNLAVYRVAAAFVAEAQAAGAHVRVVTKGTRGEYYVRRRLPGLDVADAAGWSRAGVTPAEVDRYHEMLTGAFLAGECDEVWCSYTRFLSPVRREPAVVRLLPVKLGEIAGDSALAEEPVGDAVPEHWFYEPSAEAIVTELLGEFVRLQVEDVLLEAFASEQAARMITMEEAVERADRTLHDLRVRYNRLRRESITTDMLGVLYAGRLRGGRHGA, via the coding sequence ATGCAGAAGCTGGTCGAGGTCCGGAGCAGGATGCGCGCGGTCACGAGCATCGGCGGCGTGTGTCGCACGATGGCGACGGTCGCCTCGGCGAAGCTGTCGCGCACGCGCGAGCGCGCCGCTGGGATCCGGGAGTACACGCGCCGCATGCGCGAGATCATCGGGCGTCAGCAGCGCTGCCTCGAGGCGGCGGGGCGGCGTCCGGGATCGATCTCGCCATTCCTCTCGGAGCGCGAGGTGCGCGAGGTGCTGCTGCTCCACGTCGCGTCCGATCGCGGGATGTGCGGCGGCTACAACTTGGCCGTGTACCGGGTCGCCGCGGCGTTCGTTGCGGAGGCCCAGGCCGCGGGGGCGCACGTGCGCGTCGTGACCAAGGGCACGCGCGGCGAGTACTACGTCCGCCGGCGGCTGCCCGGACTCGATGTGGCCGACGCGGCGGGCTGGTCGCGCGCCGGCGTCACCCCCGCCGAGGTCGACCGCTACCACGAGATGCTGACCGGCGCCTTCCTCGCGGGCGAGTGCGACGAGGTCTGGTGCTCGTACACGCGATTCCTCTCGCCGGTGCGCCGGGAGCCGGCGGTCGTTCGCCTTCTGCCCGTCAAGCTCGGCGAGATCGCCGGTGACAGCGCGCTGGCCGAGGAGCCCGTGGGCGATGCCGTGCCCGAGCACTGGTTCTACGAGCCGTCGGCCGAGGCCATCGTCACCGAGCTGCTCGGCGAGTTCGTGCGGCTGCAGGTCGAGGACGTGCTGCTGGAGGCGTTCGCCTCGGAACAGGCCGCGCGGATGATCACCATGGAAGAGGCGGTCGAGCGGGCGGACCGTACGCTCCACGACTTGCGGGTGCGGTACAACCGGCTGCGCCGCGAGTCCATCACA
- a CDS encoding F0F1 ATP synthase subunit alpha, with amino-acid sequence MDAGAVLYVGPEVRVVLDARWTWVTALERVTRELCESGGLGDAAASFEYLKDLIAGASPDVVVEELYDTGSVLDIADGVATVAGLRDVGSQEIVEFQGGVLGIAFSLMAERVGCVLLGPEEGIREGSDVRRTGHLFKVPVGEGMAGRIVNAVGRPVDGGVPLVARAHLPAERKAPGIVDRQPVDRPLHTGIKVIDALVPIGRGQRELVIGDRKIGKTTLAVDAILAQKGQGVTCVYCAIGQKASSVQRVVSTLAEHGALDYTVVVLAMPSEQPAFRYLAPYTACAIGEYQMDRGGDAFVVYDDLSKHAVTYREMSALLDRPVGREAYPGDIFYIHSRLLERAARMSVECGGGSLTALPIVETLAGDISAFIPTNVISICDGQIVLDAATFNEGTRPAMNAGLSVSRVGGAAQDRIMKQVAGRLRIDLAQYDEMAQFVKFGAEVDEATTRQLARGERARELLKQAQHAPMPVEHEALVLYAAVNGYFDPVDVAEVGRVEAELIEHADVQHPTVMASVRETPDLTPALETRLRELVESFPGLASGDSEPQGKAPATPEDGAAEASLAEGPLSAETGEAVA; translated from the coding sequence ATGGATGCGGGCGCGGTGCTCTACGTCGGCCCTGAGGTGCGGGTCGTGCTCGACGCGCGCTGGACATGGGTGACCGCGCTTGAGCGCGTCACGCGCGAGTTGTGCGAGTCGGGCGGGCTCGGTGACGCGGCCGCGTCGTTCGAGTACCTCAAGGACCTGATCGCCGGGGCGTCACCGGATGTCGTGGTCGAGGAGCTGTACGACACCGGCAGCGTGCTCGACATCGCCGACGGAGTGGCGACCGTCGCTGGCCTGCGCGATGTCGGGTCGCAGGAGATCGTGGAGTTCCAAGGCGGTGTGCTCGGCATCGCATTCTCGCTGATGGCGGAGCGCGTCGGCTGCGTGCTGCTCGGCCCGGAGGAGGGGATCCGCGAGGGGAGCGACGTGCGTCGCACAGGCCACCTGTTCAAGGTGCCTGTCGGCGAGGGGATGGCCGGCAGGATCGTCAACGCCGTCGGGCGCCCGGTCGACGGCGGAGTCCCGCTCGTGGCGCGCGCGCATCTGCCCGCCGAGCGCAAGGCGCCCGGCATCGTCGACCGCCAGCCGGTCGACCGGCCGCTGCACACCGGCATCAAGGTGATCGACGCGCTCGTCCCGATCGGCAGGGGTCAGCGTGAGCTGGTCATCGGCGACCGCAAGATCGGCAAGACCACGCTGGCCGTCGACGCGATCCTGGCGCAGAAGGGCCAGGGTGTGACGTGCGTCTACTGCGCCATCGGGCAGAAGGCCAGCAGCGTGCAGCGCGTTGTGAGCACGCTCGCCGAGCACGGAGCGCTCGACTACACCGTCGTCGTCCTCGCCATGCCGAGCGAACAGCCGGCGTTCCGTTACCTGGCGCCGTACACCGCGTGCGCGATCGGCGAGTACCAGATGGACCGGGGCGGCGACGCGTTCGTGGTCTACGACGACCTCTCGAAGCACGCGGTCACGTACCGCGAGATGTCCGCGCTGCTCGACCGTCCGGTGGGACGGGAGGCGTATCCCGGCGACATCTTCTACATCCACTCGCGTCTGCTCGAGCGCGCGGCGCGCATGTCGGTCGAGTGCGGCGGCGGTTCGCTGACCGCGCTACCGATCGTCGAGACACTGGCGGGCGACATCTCGGCATTCATCCCCACCAACGTCATCTCCATCTGCGACGGGCAGATCGTGCTCGACGCCGCGACGTTCAACGAAGGCACGCGCCCTGCGATGAACGCGGGCCTGTCGGTCTCGCGCGTCGGCGGCGCGGCGCAGGACCGGATCATGAAGCAGGTGGCCGGCCGCCTGCGCATCGACCTCGCGCAGTACGACGAGATGGCGCAGTTCGTGAAGTTCGGAGCCGAGGTCGACGAGGCGACGACCCGCCAGTTAGCACGCGGGGAGCGTGCGCGTGAGCTGCTCAAGCAGGCGCAGCACGCGCCGATGCCGGTCGAGCACGAGGCGCTGGTGCTGTACGCCGCCGTCAACGGCTACTTCGACCCGGTGGACGTAGCCGAGGTCGGACGGGTCGAGGCGGAGCTGATCGAGCACGCCGACGTGCAGCACCCTACGGTGATGGCGTCGGTGCGCGAGACGCCGGACCTGACTCCCGCGCTCGAGACGAGGTTGCGGGAGCTCGTCGAGTCGTTTCCCGGTCTCGCGTCAGGTGACTCGGAGCCGCAGGGGAAAGCGCCGGCCACGCCCGAGGACGGAGCTGCGGAGGCGTCGTTGGCGGAGGGACCGCTCTCGGCCGAGACCGGCGAGGCGGTGGCCTAG